The proteins below are encoded in one region of Candidatus Zixiibacteriota bacterium:
- a CDS encoding endopeptidase La: ALCSAFTKRYAAKGLAYTGEITLSGEVLPVGGLNAKLISAVRAGIKTVVVPRANRPDIEELPKELTDKLHITYVKNASEVLKLAFPH; encoded by the coding sequence GCGCTCTGCTCGGCCTTCACCAAACGATATGCCGCTAAAGGACTTGCCTACACGGGTGAGATCACACTCTCCGGAGAGGTGCTGCCGGTCGGCGGATTGAATGCCAAGCTGATTTCGGCGGTGCGCGCGGGAATCAAGACGGTCGTGGTACCGCGTGCCAATCGCCCCGATATCGAGGAATTGCCGAAAGAATTAACTGACAAGCTGCACATCACCTACGTCAAGAACGCCTCCGAAGTATTAAAGCTTGCCTTCCCTCACTGA